Proteins found in one Armatimonadota bacterium genomic segment:
- a CDS encoding nucleoside phosphorylase, producing the protein MSDELPQRHLRVTTGAVARTVLIPGDPARAERIAAHLEGAREVIRNREYLGFTGTAGGVPISVCSTGIGGPSASIAVEELCNLGADTFIRVGSAGGRQPEIEVGNLAIVTAAHRDEGTALAYLPLGFPAVADLSVTQALIDVARGLGHRPYVGVATSRDAFYRKDPSLTELLTAQGHVVAAEQECATVFIVAQVRRARAGAVLAIDSNILREKLPPEEAAQRFRAAEAASIEVAIAAARRLAAD; encoded by the coding sequence ATGAGCGATGAACTTCCTCAGCGTCACCTGAGAGTCACCACCGGTGCCGTGGCACGCACGGTCCTCATCCCGGGCGACCCGGCCCGGGCCGAGCGCATCGCCGCGCACCTCGAAGGAGCCCGCGAGGTGATACGCAATCGCGAGTACCTGGGATTCACCGGAACCGCCGGTGGCGTACCAATCTCGGTCTGCTCCACCGGCATCGGGGGGCCGTCCGCGTCGATCGCGGTCGAGGAGCTGTGCAATCTCGGCGCGGACACGTTCATCCGGGTGGGCTCCGCAGGCGGCCGGCAGCCCGAGATCGAGGTCGGGAACCTTGCCATCGTCACCGCCGCCCACCGCGACGAGGGCACCGCGCTGGCCTACCTTCCGCTGGGATTCCCTGCGGTCGCGGATCTGTCTGTGACTCAGGCACTGATTGACGTGGCCCGCGGCCTGGGCCACCGGCCGTACGTGGGTGTGGCCACGTCGCGCGACGCGTTCTACCGCAAGGACCCCTCGCTCACCGAACTGCTCACGGCGCAGGGGCACGTCGTCGCGGCCGAGCAGGAATGCGCAACGGTCTTCATAGTGGCGCAGGTCCGGCGCGCGCGGGCGGGCGCGGTGTTGGCGATTGACTCCAACATCCTGCGGGAGAAGCTGCCGCCGGAAGAGGCCGCGCAG
- a CDS encoding adenine deaminase, which yields MRPEITAHQIAAAAAAGRRPFDLLVTNVRVVNVFTGEVLRGHIGIAGGLFSRILAPGDPLPLAHQIIEGRDRFAVPGLVDCHLHFESTMVLPPAFAEAVVPLGVLTVTPDPHEIANVMGLEGIRLLIEQSRNLPLDVFMQVPSCVPATALETSGASIGPGEVATALGWQGVVGLGEVMDYPAVIAGDARMTAILEEALGAGTVIEGHAPNLTGVDLAAFVASGIDSDHTFVTPALALERLRSGVTLQLQEKSLAPDTLAACQGAARALNLCLVTDDVLPDDLLARGHLDLVLREAVRMGLDPVEGIRAVTLAPARRMRLYDRGAIAPGLVAHLVLVRDLEEFRADAVFSRGVLVAEEGRLLPGVVAVRPAPAAGLGTVRIPAPGIERFRVEAPAGLAKARAGPAVGRSAARVRVMEMNATTTYTRAAETTLPLVDGRLDWESSGLCLAAVFERHGRSGSAGYGLVRGALREGAIATTWAHDSHNLLVVGRNAAEMAAAAGWVVGHGGGMAAVRGSEVLAGVPLPVAGIVSGQPVRVVGEQVAAFRSALAALGFEHRSPIMTLAVLTLAVSPALKLTDRGLVDVLRGRLVDLFVTEDEP from the coding sequence ATGCGCCCTGAGATCACCGCACATCAGATCGCCGCGGCGGCCGCAGCCGGCCGGCGGCCGTTCGACCTGCTCGTAACCAACGTGCGCGTGGTCAACGTGTTCACCGGCGAGGTGCTTCGCGGGCACATCGGCATCGCCGGCGGGCTGTTCAGCCGCATCCTCGCGCCCGGCGACCCGCTGCCGCTTGCGCACCAGATCATCGAAGGCCGAGACCGATTCGCGGTGCCAGGGCTGGTGGATTGCCACCTGCACTTCGAGAGCACGATGGTGCTTCCGCCGGCCTTCGCAGAGGCGGTTGTCCCGCTGGGCGTGCTTACCGTGACGCCGGACCCGCACGAGATCGCGAACGTGATGGGCCTGGAGGGCATACGCCTGCTGATCGAGCAGAGCCGCAACCTGCCGCTGGACGTGTTCATGCAGGTGCCGTCCTGCGTCCCTGCAACCGCGCTGGAGACCTCCGGCGCAAGCATTGGCCCGGGGGAGGTCGCGACGGCGCTGGGATGGCAGGGAGTGGTCGGGCTGGGCGAGGTGATGGACTACCCCGCGGTGATCGCAGGCGACGCCCGCATGACGGCAATCCTGGAAGAGGCGCTGGGTGCCGGAACCGTGATCGAGGGCCACGCGCCCAACCTGACCGGCGTGGACCTGGCCGCGTTCGTGGCTTCGGGGATAGACTCCGACCACACCTTCGTGACACCGGCGCTCGCACTGGAACGGCTGCGCAGCGGAGTAACGTTGCAGCTTCAGGAGAAGTCGTTGGCGCCGGACACGCTGGCTGCCTGCCAAGGCGCGGCCCGCGCCCTCAACCTGTGCCTGGTCACCGATGACGTCCTTCCCGACGACCTGCTGGCACGCGGGCACCTGGACCTGGTGCTGCGCGAGGCGGTCCGGATGGGGCTGGATCCGGTCGAGGGAATCCGCGCGGTCACGCTGGCGCCGGCGCGCCGGATGCGGCTCTACGATCGCGGTGCGATCGCGCCCGGGCTGGTTGCGCACCTGGTGCTCGTCAGGGACCTGGAGGAGTTTCGGGCGGACGCGGTCTTCTCCCGGGGCGTGCTCGTGGCCGAGGAGGGACGCCTGCTGCCCGGAGTGGTTGCGGTGCGACCCGCACCCGCTGCCGGCCTGGGGACGGTGCGCATCCCGGCGCCCGGGATCGAACGCTTCCGCGTGGAGGCGCCCGCGGGCCTTGCGAAGGCTCGCGCGGGACCGGCCGTCGGACGCAGCGCGGCGCGCGTCCGGGTGATGGAGATGAACGCCACAACCACCTACACGCGGGCCGCGGAGACCACGCTGCCCCTGGTGGACGGTCGCCTGGACTGGGAATCGAGCGGTCTCTGTCTGGCCGCGGTGTTCGAGCGCCACGGCCGCTCCGGGAGCGCCGGCTACGGGCTGGTGCGCGGTGCGCTGCGTGAGGGAGCGATCGCGACCACCTGGGCGCACGACAGCCACAACCTGCTGGTGGTCGGGCGCAACGCCGCCGAGATGGCTGCGGCCGCCGGCTGGGTCGTCGGGCACGGCGGCGGCATGGCCGCGGTACGCGGCAGCGAGGTGCTGGCGGGTGTCCCTCTGCCGGTGGCCGGAATCGTTTCCGGTCAGCCGGTGCGCGTGGTCGGCGAGCAGGTGGCGGCGTTCCGGTCGGCGCTGGCAGCCCTGGGATTCGAACACCGCTCGCCGATCATGACCCTGGCAGTCCTGACTCTCGCGGTCAGCCCTGCGCTGAAACTGACCGATCGCGGGCTGGTGGACGTCCTCCGCGGTCGCCTTGTGGATCTGTTTGTCACGGAGGATGAGCCATGA
- a CDS encoding MFS transporter, translating to MSKGAAVIMPLLLILVGFEIGVSVFGPLLPQVQREFRVSAGSVALALSVYHGIRLLVNVPMGRLVARSALPAMLAAGGAILAAGGVAVALAPSFAVVLVGRAIMGVGSALFFITIQYWISKVATLDNKAQLFSYHQIAALTGTALGPALGGAVAGWLSWRYSLVLAVIAGTVALGAGRRLADPTADRPVAPAQTDPSGGAPLEIRSILGPGIIMMALFFFHGGVIATLIPLFSAREIHLGPAAIGAILMIGTIQRFGAALASGRLAGLFGTRRVILTGLFALGVSVLSFLGVGSPLGVVLAVSLVSWANLGGSLVIALVTDVVPEKHWGVALGINRTMADVGAMVAPLLVGFVIDQRGFGAAFVAAATVLLAATGLAAVLTAAHPTDATGAGGRDAP from the coding sequence GTGAGCAAAGGAGCGGCGGTCATAATGCCGCTCTTGCTCATCCTCGTGGGATTCGAGATAGGCGTTTCCGTCTTCGGCCCGCTCCTGCCGCAGGTGCAGCGGGAGTTCCGGGTTTCTGCCGGCAGCGTGGCACTTGCGCTGTCGGTGTACCACGGGATCCGGCTGCTCGTGAACGTACCGATGGGCCGGCTCGTGGCCCGCTCCGCCCTGCCGGCGATGCTGGCCGCGGGCGGCGCGATCCTGGCCGCAGGAGGGGTCGCCGTGGCCCTGGCGCCTTCGTTCGCCGTCGTGCTCGTTGGGCGGGCGATCATGGGCGTGGGGTCCGCGCTGTTCTTCATCACGATCCAGTATTGGATCTCCAAGGTCGCCACGCTCGACAACAAGGCGCAGTTGTTCAGCTACCACCAGATCGCAGCTCTCACGGGCACGGCCCTGGGCCCGGCGCTCGGCGGCGCAGTGGCCGGCTGGCTGTCGTGGCGGTATTCGCTGGTCCTCGCGGTGATCGCCGGGACCGTGGCGCTGGGGGCAGGCCGCCGGCTGGCAGATCCTACGGCCGATCGTCCTGTTGCGCCGGCGCAGACCGATCCCTCTGGCGGAGCCCCGCTGGAGATTCGGAGCATCCTCGGCCCCGGCATCATCATGATGGCGCTGTTCTTCTTCCACGGCGGGGTCATCGCGACGCTAATCCCGCTGTTCTCCGCCCGGGAGATACACCTCGGGCCAGCGGCGATCGGCGCCATTCTGATGATCGGCACGATCCAGCGGTTTGGCGCGGCGCTGGCCAGCGGCCGTCTGGCAGGTCTGTTTGGAACGCGGCGCGTGATTCTGACCGGCCTCTTTGCGCTGGGGGTCTCGGTGCTGAGTTTCCTGGGCGTCGGCTCCCCGCTGGGAGTGGTCCTCGCGGTCTCCCTCGTCTCGTGGGCCAACCTGGGAGGCAGTCTCGTAATCGCGCTTGTCACCGATGTCGTGCCCGAGAAACACTGGGGCGTGGCCCTGGGGATCAACCGCACCATGGCGGATGTCGGCGCGATGGTGGCACCTCTGCTGGTTGGGTTCGTGATAGACCAGCGGGGATTCGGCGCCGCCTTCGTCGCGGCTGCGACCGTGCTGCTGGCGGCAACGGGGCTGGCCGCCGTGCTTACCGCGGCTCATCCGACCGACGCCACAGGAGCCGGAGGACGTGATGCGCCCTGA
- a CDS encoding aminotransferase class III-fold pyridoxal phosphate-dependent enzyme → MTDEHAAFADRVTRMRDLLAANLSEDWPNLPVVGGEGAFLFGLDGRRYLDFVAGFAACNLGHRHPRVVAAAKAQMDRLIHGAIGLVAYDPVLRLSEDLGRITPGDLNAFFWGSSGTEAVEGALKLARYVTGRPAIVGFIGGFHGRSFGSTSVTASSAKYRRHYEPLLPSIYHVPFPYCFRCPHRTGPGCCGDPLASLDRLFQYVVDPGEVAAVIVEPIQGEGGFVVPPSDFLPGLRDRCSQHGIMLIFDEIQTGFGRTGAMFASETFGVTPDILALSKSIASGFPLSAVAASPDLMQRWGPGTHGTTFGGNPVSCAAAIATLEVFREEGVLDDARARGEEAMARLGDLARRSPFVGDVRGRGLMIGLEFVDPSADGAPNGDAVRSVLEGCLRRGLLLYPAGQSGHVLRITPPLTVSRAELDEGLSILSEVVAAL, encoded by the coding sequence ATGACGGACGAACACGCCGCCTTCGCAGACCGCGTCACCCGTATGCGCGACCTCCTCGCGGCCAACCTCTCCGAGGACTGGCCCAACCTGCCTGTAGTCGGCGGCGAAGGCGCATTTCTGTTTGGCCTGGACGGCCGGCGCTATCTCGACTTCGTCGCAGGGTTTGCCGCGTGCAACCTGGGTCACCGCCATCCCCGCGTGGTCGCTGCGGCCAAAGCCCAGATGGACCGGCTCATCCACGGCGCGATCGGCCTGGTCGCGTACGACCCGGTCCTGCGCTTGAGCGAGGATCTGGGGCGGATCACGCCGGGCGATCTCAACGCCTTCTTCTGGGGCAGCAGCGGCACGGAGGCCGTGGAAGGCGCCCTGAAGTTGGCGCGGTACGTTACCGGCCGGCCGGCCATCGTGGGCTTTATCGGCGGCTTCCACGGCCGGTCGTTTGGATCAACCTCGGTCACCGCGTCCAGCGCCAAGTATCGCCGGCACTACGAGCCGCTGCTTCCCTCGATCTACCATGTGCCGTTCCCCTACTGCTTCCGCTGCCCGCACCGCACCGGCCCCGGATGCTGCGGCGATCCCCTCGCTAGTCTGGACCGGCTGTTCCAGTATGTGGTGGACCCAGGCGAGGTCGCGGCGGTGATCGTTGAGCCGATCCAGGGAGAGGGCGGCTTCGTGGTGCCGCCGTCGGATTTCCTGCCCGGCCTCCGGGACCGCTGCAGCCAGCACGGAATCATGTTGATCTTCGACGAGATCCAGACAGGGTTCGGCCGCACCGGCGCGATGTTCGCATCCGAAACATTCGGTGTCACGCCGGACATCCTGGCCCTTTCCAAGAGCATCGCTTCCGGTTTCCCACTGAGCGCGGTGGCCGCCAGCCCAGACCTGATGCAAAGATGGGGTCCTGGCACGCACGGGACGACCTTCGGCGGCAACCCGGTGTCGTGCGCAGCGGCGATTGCCACCCTGGAGGTGTTCCGGGAGGAGGGCGTCCTCGACGACGCCCGCGCGCGCGGCGAGGAGGCGATGGCTCGGCTGGGCGATCTTGCCCGGCGATCGCCGTTTGTGGGAGACGTTCGGGGAAGGGGACTGATGATCGGCCTGGAGTTCGTGGATCCCTCCGCGGATGGCGCGCCCAACGGCGACGCCGTTCGCAGCGTCCTGGAGGGATGCCTGCGGCGCGGCCTGCTCCTCTATCCGGCCGGGCAGTCCGGCCACGTGCTGCGGATCACCCCGCCGCTGACGGTGAGCCGCGCAGAGCTCGACGAGGGGCTGAGTATCCTGTCAGAGGTGGTCGCCGCGCTCTAG
- a CDS encoding ABC transporter ATP-binding protein — MKLAIRGLSVVFTRRRGGTVTAVEHLNLGVRDEEFVSIVGPSGCGKSTLLRIVAGLIRPTSGEVLLDNRPVEGPGADRGMVFQSYTLFPWLTVQGNVEFGLRLRGTPAEERQEVVRRYLDLVGLRGTEPAYPKELSGGMQQRVAIARAMANEPAILLMDEPFGALDAQTRSVMQELLLRVWEQTHKTVLFVTHDIDEAILLSDRIYVMTSRPGRIKTEVAVTLPRPREVSVMDTPEFIALRQRVHGLIREETLRVLDEERPTGGGSAGG, encoded by the coding sequence CTGAAGCTCGCCATCCGCGGCCTGAGCGTGGTCTTCACCCGCCGAAGGGGCGGCACCGTGACGGCCGTTGAACATCTCAACCTGGGCGTCCGCGACGAGGAGTTCGTCTCGATCGTCGGGCCCTCCGGCTGTGGCAAATCAACGCTGCTGCGCATCGTGGCCGGACTGATCCGGCCGACTTCGGGCGAGGTGTTGCTCGACAACCGCCCGGTCGAGGGCCCGGGCGCCGACCGCGGCATGGTGTTCCAGTCCTACACGCTTTTTCCCTGGCTGACGGTGCAGGGCAACGTGGAGTTCGGCCTGCGGCTGCGCGGCACTCCGGCGGAGGAGCGGCAGGAGGTGGTGCGCCGTTACCTGGACCTGGTGGGCCTGCGGGGCACCGAGCCGGCCTACCCTAAGGAACTCTCGGGCGGGATGCAGCAGCGCGTGGCGATTGCGCGCGCGATGGCCAACGAACCGGCGATCCTGCTGATGGACGAGCCCTTTGGCGCGCTGGACGCGCAGACGCGCTCGGTGATGCAGGAGTTGCTGCTGCGGGTCTGGGAGCAGACGCATAAGACCGTGCTGTTCGTGACCCACGACATAGACGAGGCGATACTGCTCTCCGATCGGATCTACGTAATGACCTCTCGCCCAGGCCGGATCAAGACCGAGGTAGCGGTCACGCTTCCCAGGCCGCGCGAGGTGAGCGTTATGGACACGCCGGAGTTCATCGCGCTGCGCCAGCGGGTGCACGGCCTGATCCGGGAGGAGACGCTGCGGGTGCTGGACGAGGAGCGCCCGACGGGCGGCGGCTCCGCGGGCGGCTAG
- a CDS encoding ABC transporter permease: MLRPHEPISRSAYLAGVGASAAGLFSLWAILTYGGFVTPLFLPSPSDIVRAAAALIADGSLAEHTWASVSVIVTGWVLAVLLAVPLGILMGTLKFVESLVEPVVNFVRYLPVSAMIPLLILYIGIGTSQKVAVIFIGTFFQLILLISDVSAGVPKDLLDSAYTLGASRADVFGRVLLPATLPGVMDNLRITMGWAWTYLIVAELVAANRGLGYMILDAGRGLFTDRIFVGLFTIGLLGFVFDLTFKRLHKLLLPWSPKI, translated from the coding sequence ATCCTGCGGCCGCACGAGCCGATCTCCCGCAGCGCGTACCTGGCAGGGGTGGGCGCGTCGGCCGCAGGGCTCTTCTCGCTGTGGGCCATCCTGACCTACGGCGGCTTCGTCACCCCCCTGTTCCTGCCGTCGCCGTCTGACATCGTGCGGGCCGCGGCCGCGCTCATCGCGGACGGCAGCCTGGCCGAGCACACCTGGGCCAGCGTCAGCGTAATCGTCACGGGATGGGTGCTGGCCGTGCTACTGGCCGTGCCGCTCGGTATCCTGATGGGCACCCTCAAGTTCGTCGAGTCCCTTGTGGAACCCGTGGTGAACTTCGTCCGCTACCTGCCGGTAAGCGCGATGATCCCGCTGCTGATCCTCTACATCGGGATCGGCACTTCGCAGAAGGTGGCGGTGATCTTCATCGGCACGTTCTTCCAGTTGATCCTGCTGATATCGGACGTGTCCGCGGGCGTGCCAAAGGACCTGCTCGACAGCGCTTACACGCTGGGCGCCAGCCGCGCCGACGTCTTCGGCCGTGTGCTCCTGCCCGCCACACTGCCGGGGGTTATGGACAACCTGCGCATCACGATGGGCTGGGCCTGGACCTACCTGATCGTCGCCGAGCTGGTCGCGGCCAACCGCGGGCTGGGATACATGATCCTGGACGCCGGCCGCGGTCTGTTCACCGACCGCATCTTCGTCGGGTTGTTCACCATCGGCCTACTGGGCTTCGTCTTCGACCTGACCTTCAAGCGCCTTCACAAGCTGCTGCTGCCGTGGTCGCCGAAGATCTGA
- a CDS encoding transporter substrate-binding domain-containing protein, producing the protein MKARRIALFLAVALVAGVLVRPAPLPAQTPLKIGYPVWVGYGPLFLAEKKGFLKELGTSVEFVLMEDTKPRYVALAAKRIDGLMTTIDTVVQRVKPDFQMAAILAMDDSKGGDGIVARKEIASVKDLKGKKVAFSEGSVSHFFLAFLLKQAGLSLKDITAVNMTAGDAGAAFVAGKVDAAVTWEPWLTKGKQAPHGKILVDSSATPNLIVDVLVFRKDVIKARPKDMANLVRAWHRAVDYWKQNPDESNKIMAEAVGGWLKDTKVFAETLTGIRYYDLAASQEFFGTKDKPGIGYKTAQFAIDLWTGLGKAGMKGIKAADILDPSFVGK; encoded by the coding sequence ATGAAAGCACGTCGGATAGCTCTGTTCCTGGCAGTGGCCCTGGTAGCGGGCGTGCTCGTCCGGCCCGCGCCCCTTCCTGCCCAGACCCCGCTCAAGATAGGATATCCGGTCTGGGTGGGCTACGGTCCGCTCTTCCTCGCGGAGAAGAAGGGTTTCCTGAAGGAGCTGGGAACCTCGGTCGAGTTTGTGCTGATGGAGGACACCAAGCCCCGGTACGTGGCGCTGGCCGCCAAGCGCATTGACGGGCTCATGACGACGATTGACACGGTGGTGCAGCGCGTCAAGCCCGACTTCCAGATGGCCGCCATTCTCGCGATGGACGACTCCAAGGGCGGCGACGGCATCGTCGCGCGCAAGGAGATCGCATCAGTCAAGGATCTCAAGGGCAAGAAGGTGGCATTCAGCGAGGGTTCGGTAAGCCACTTCTTCCTGGCCTTCCTCCTCAAGCAGGCCGGCCTCTCGCTAAAGGACATCACCGCGGTCAACATGACCGCCGGGGACGCGGGCGCGGCGTTCGTGGCCGGCAAGGTGGACGCCGCGGTAACCTGGGAGCCCTGGCTGACCAAGGGCAAGCAGGCGCCGCACGGCAAGATCCTGGTTGACTCTTCTGCCACGCCCAACCTGATAGTGGACGTCCTGGTCTTCCGCAAGGACGTGATCAAGGCCCGGCCCAAGGACATGGCCAACCTCGTGCGGGCCTGGCATCGCGCCGTGGACTACTGGAAGCAGAACCCGGACGAGAGCAACAAGATCATGGCCGAGGCGGTCGGCGGCTGGCTGAAGGATACCAAGGTCTTCGCGGAGACGCTGACCGGCATCCGTTACTACGATCTGGCCGCCTCCCAGGAGTTCTTCGGCACGAAGGACAAGCCCGGGATCGGCTACAAGACCGCGCAGTTCGCCATTGACCTGTGGACCGGTCTGGGCAAGGCCGGGATGAAGGGAATCAAGGCGGCGGACATCCTGGATCCATCGTTCGTAGGGAAGTGA
- a CDS encoding carbohydrate kinase, which translates to MIDVALVGHFAKDRLIFRGVTEIASGGGVYYGSMALRRLGFSVAVVTRLHPDDFGLLEELRSEGISVHAVAAPETTGIENTYPGKEMDRRICRPLAFAGPFSSGEIPRLDTRVTIITPLMAGEVARDVVGELAGRGPVGLDVQGFVRVRQGDALVTVDWPGKASDLAGVAFLKADDAEAEVLTGQTDLRKAAEALAALGPREVVLTHAGGILVCAEGTFVEAAFTPRVVRGRTGRGDTCFATYAASRLDSSPEEACRMAAAVTSLKMEHPGPYRGSREEAKGMLAGNPPDWL; encoded by the coding sequence GTGATTGACGTCGCGCTTGTAGGGCACTTCGCCAAGGACAGGTTGATCTTCCGTGGGGTCACGGAGATCGCGTCCGGGGGCGGGGTCTACTACGGTTCGATGGCGCTGCGCCGGCTCGGCTTCAGCGTCGCGGTCGTCACTCGCCTCCACCCGGACGATTTCGGACTGCTGGAGGAGCTGCGCAGCGAGGGGATAAGCGTCCACGCGGTAGCGGCTCCAGAGACCACCGGCATAGAGAACACCTATCCGGGCAAAGAGATGGACCGGCGGATCTGCCGGCCCCTGGCGTTCGCCGGTCCATTCTCCTCCGGGGAGATCCCTCGCCTGGACACGCGCGTCACCATCATCACTCCCTTGATGGCGGGTGAGGTTGCCCGTGATGTCGTGGGCGAACTGGCTGGGCGCGGGCCGGTCGGGCTCGACGTGCAGGGGTTCGTGCGGGTCCGGCAGGGCGACGCGCTGGTCACCGTGGACTGGCCCGGCAAGGCGTCAGACCTCGCCGGCGTCGCGTTCCTGAAGGCCGACGACGCGGAGGCCGAAGTGCTCACAGGCCAGACCGACCTCCGGAAGGCGGCGGAAGCCCTGGCCGCGCTGGGGCCGCGGGAGGTCGTGCTGACGCACGCGGGCGGGATCCTCGTCTGCGCGGAAGGAACGTTCGTTGAGGCCGCGTTCACTCCCCGGGTGGTGCGCGGCCGCACCGGCCGGGGCGACACGTGCTTTGCCACGTACGCGGCTTCGCGGCTGGACTCATCACCAGAGGAGGCGTGCCGGATGGCCGCCGCGGTCACCTCGCTGAAAATGGAACACCCCGGGCCCTACCGTGGGTCTCGGGAAGAAGCAAAGGGCATGCTGGCAGGGAATCCACCGGATTGGCTCTAA
- a CDS encoding GYD domain-containing protein, whose product MGAYLMLSNLTDEGAETIRKNPARIKEVNKEVEAWGAKILAQYAVLGPFDFVTILEAPSSEVVARVSIELGARGSVKIQTLPMIPIDTFIASMKP is encoded by the coding sequence ATGGGTGCCTATCTGATGCTCAGCAACCTGACGGACGAGGGCGCGGAGACGATCAGGAAGAACCCGGCCCGGATCAAGGAGGTCAACAAGGAGGTCGAGGCCTGGGGGGCCAAGATCCTGGCGCAGTATGCCGTTCTGGGCCCGTTCGACTTCGTTACTATCCTGGAAGCGCCCAGCTCGGAGGTCGTGGCGCGGGTCTCGATCGAGTTGGGCGCGCGGGGCAGCGTGAAGATCCAGACGCTGCCCATGATCCCCATTGACACGTTCATCGCCTCGATGAAACCGTAG